A single region of the Sorghum bicolor cultivar BTx623 chromosome 9, Sorghum_bicolor_NCBIv3, whole genome shotgun sequence genome encodes:
- the LOC8074561 gene encoding cinnamate beta-D-glucosyltransferase, whose product MSSQPHVLLVSFPLQGHVNPLLRLGVSLAAKGLLVTFTTFRHAGLRALRDDGACVAVGAGRGRLRFDYLRDDDVSSRSPGPDDPSDMLRHVADVGPSALSGLLRRQADAGRPVACVVNNPFVPWALDVAAAAGIPCAMLWIQSCAVLSLYYHFYNFPEACFPSEADPGTPVAVPGLPTVAADELPLMVRPEYAKNLWGQMLRAQLGEIRKTVTWVLVNTFEGLERPVLEALRSHAPVTPVGPLLADHEGDGGDDDDGCMAWLDAQPPGSVVYVAFGSLVNIGRGEMLAVAEGLASTGRPFLWVVRDDSRRLLLPEDALAACGDRGRVVAWCPQGRVLGHGAVGCFVTHCGWNSVAEALAAGVPMVAYPWWSDQFTNAKLLVEEYRVGVRLPAPATPGALRACVDEVMGGPRAAAFRMRALAWKDEAADAVADGGSSDRNLLAFVEEIRRFHETRSEGSVINSIKHLNSIDVR is encoded by the coding sequence ATGTCGTCGCAGCCGCACGTCCTCCTGGTTTCGTTCCCACTCCAGGGCCACGTGAACCCGCTGCTCCGCCTGGGCGTCAGCCTCGCCGCCAAGGGCCTCCTCGTCACCTTCACGACGTTCCGCCACGCCGGCCTCCGCGCCCTGCGCGACGACGGCGCGTGCGTCGCCGTCGGCGCCGGCCGCGGCCGCCTCCGCTTCGACTACCTCCGCGACGACGACGTGTCGTCGCGCTCCCCGGGCCCGGACGACCCCAGCGACATGCTACGCCACGTCGCGGACGTGGGCCCGTCGGCGCTGTCCGGCCTCCTCCGGCGCCAGGCCGACGCCGGGCGGCCCGTGGCGTGCGTCGTGAACAACCCCTTCGTCCCGTGGGCGCTCGACGTGGCCGCGGCCGCCGGCATTCCGTGCGCCATGCTGTGGATCCAGTCCTGCGCCGTGCTGTCGCTGTACTACCACTTCTACAACTTCCCCGAGGCCTGTTTCCCCTCCGAGGCCGACCCCGGCACGCCGGTCGCGGTGCCGGGCCTGCCGACGGTGGCCGCGGACGAGCTGCCGCTCATGGTCCGCCCTGAGTACGCGAAGAATCTGTGGGGCCAGATGCTCAGAGCGCAGCTCGGGGAGATCAGGAAGACGGTGACCTGGGTGCTGGTCAACACCTTCGAGGGGCTCGAGCGCCCGGTCCTCGAGGCGCTTCGCTCCCACGCGCCGGTGACGCCCGTTGGTCCGCTCCTGGCGGACCATGagggcgacggcggcgacgacgacgacggctgcATGGCGTGGCTGGACGCGCAGCCGCCCGGGTCCGTGGTGTACGTGGCGTTCGGCAGCCTCGTGAACATCGGCCGCGGCGAGATGCTGGCGGTGGCGGAGGGCCTGGCCAGCACCGGCAGGCCTTTCCTGTGGGTGGTGCGCGACGACAGCCGGCGGCTCCTCCTCCCGGAGGACGCGCTCGCGGCGTGTGGCGACAGGGGCAGGGTCGTGGCGTGGTGCCCGCAGGGGCGCGTGCTCGGCCACGGCGCCGTCGGGTGCTTCGTGACGCACTGCGGGTGGAACTCCGTCGCCGAGGCGCTCGCCGCCGGCGTGCCGATGGTTGCTTACCCGTGGTGGTCCGACCAGTTCACCAACGCCAAGCTACTGGTGGAGGAGTACAGGGTCGGCGTCCGGCTGCCCGCGCCGGCGACGCCGGGCGCACTCCGCGCGTGCGTCGACGAGGTGATGGGCGGGCCACGGGCAGCGGCGTTCCGGATGAGAGCCCTGGCGTGGAAAGACGAAGCGGCGGACGCTGTTGCCGATGGTGGGTCCTCGGACCGGAACCTCCTGGCTTTTGTTGAAGAGATACGGCGGTTTCATGAAACAAGATCAGAAGGTAGCGTGATCAACTCGATCAAACATTTGAATTCGATCGATGTTCGTTGA